A region from the Enoplosus armatus isolate fEnoArm2 chromosome 24, fEnoArm2.hap1, whole genome shotgun sequence genome encodes:
- the ahr2 gene encoding aryl hydrocarbon receptor 2 isoform X2, with translation MLANTALYAAKKRKKPVQKIPKPPPPDGVKSNPSKRHRDRLNGELDKLTSLLPFTEDVRARLDKLSVLRLSVGYLKVKSFFNATMKKGQNGSSWTSERGLMFRGSVQNTLTPSSTTSTPSFSSASSTQVTSIDGVSFSEGDLLLQALNGFVLVVTAEGYIFYTSPTIQDFLGFHQSDVVHQSVFELIHTDDRALFRRQLHFALNPNSSQQDGSADSPSEQNSAEISSNVMTYDPQAIPPENSSFLERNFCCRFRCLLDNSSGFLALNFRGRLKLVHGQNWLSEDGTLVPPQLALFSIATPMQPPSILEIRTKTLIFQTKHKLDFTPLGIDARGKVVLGYNEIELCMKGSGYNFIHAADMMYCADNHIRMMKTGESGFTVFRLLAKTGTWVWVQANARLVFKGGKPDFIVARQRALTNEEGDEQLRLRRLQLPFSFTTGEALLYDVTPTVEVPDSCSSAKQRKLDEYSISPSSLLGCMLNQDQSIYCEHNNANSLNSLNDVAFKDSRATVSVPGDVWLDSTPKPVVGSLVKSEATVQDMMDTLQQILEDNDLAEALDVGPDELKSWESTLLKMSASSCEMSEDLNDILSNDILSYVEEQLQRECGLKLPDQMDDIPPCISTLDLQNHNPDQGGEQNFSWPLEPHNQLIPNGGQMIAGQPTPVLGMMKLTHMDLPQLSSSVLNGPTLRQIASQQMLPSSVGLQLGTTGNIGTSVTFNPSPDSYAQTQNQLRTLQVTAKDNNHGAFSLRQTTNHIHSNQMAQPIQNHLQRKAPSLPVGLQDQSVERGLNPVFNFQGNQWNSSVPNSNQANLVETYTQNISNKPGFTADPSSASCLQGHFALQTQNNDKQKQSWPLEQQLISSGHQQMGACLNQMSGFQRNPLPGVVVAQNAVNGGPMFRTPEISNVPFPVQQGMEPPPMAPSSSCMFRNAPTSVPVNGVHLSQAPACQRLNPASNQIPSKPSCFYQGLSGGGSVPGMTTIPNPEEAALSCQMATGLEPDSLLVQQQQYLNFSEHTQINSRRVVGNEGFPFSSLPNGNAYYSENK, from the exons CCACCATGAAGAAAGGCCAGAACGGCTCCAGCTGGACCAGCGAGCGGGGCCTGATGTTCAGGGGGAGCGTCCAGAACACGCTGACTCCGTCCTCCACAACCTCcactccctctttttcctcagcctcctccacccAGGTGACCTCCATCGACGGAGTCAGCTTCTCTGAGGgagacctgctgctgcag GCACTGAACGGCTTTGTGTTGGTGGTGACGGCTGAAGGCTACATCTTCTACACGTCCCCCACCATCCAGGACTTCCTGGGCTTCCACCAG tcgGATGTGGTCCATCAGAGCGTGTTTGAGTTGATCCACACAGACGACCGAGCTCTGTTCAGACGGCAGCTTCACTTCGCTCTCAACCCAAACTCCAGCCAGCAAGATGGCTCCGCAGACAGTCCCA GTGAGCAGAACTCTGCAGAGATCAGCAGCAACGTGATGACCTACGACCCCCAAGCCATCCCTCCAGAAAACTCGTCCTTCCTGGAGAGAAACTTCTGCTGCCGTTTCCGCTGCCTGCTTGACAACTCCTCCGGCTTCctg gcCCTGAACTTCCGCGGCCGCCTGAAGCTCGTCCACGGTCAGAACTGGCTGTCCGAAGACGGGACGTTGGTTCCCCCGCAGCTCGCTTTGTTCTCCATCGCCACACCGATGCAGCCGCCGTCCATCCTGGAGATCCGCACCAAGACGCTCATCTTCCAGACCAAACACAAGCTGGACTTCACTCCTCTGGGCATCGACGCCAG AGGGAAGGTGGTTTTGGGTTACAATGAAATAGAGCTCTGTATGAAAGGTTCAGGGTACAACTTCATCCACGCTGCAGACATGATGTACTGCGCCGACAACCACATAAGAA TGATGAAAACAGGAGAAAGCGGTTTCACCGTCTTCAGGCTGCTGGCCAAAACTGGAACGTGGGTCTGGGTCCAGGCTAATGCCAGGCTGGTCTTTAAAGGAGGGAAACCAGACTTCATCGTGGCCCGGCAGAGAGCTTTGAC aAATGAAGAAGGGGACGAACAGCTGCGCCTCCGGCGGCTGCAGTTGCCATTCAGCTTCACCACTGGAGAGGCATTGCTGTACGATGTAACGCCGACCGTCGAAGTCCCGGACTCATGCTCTTCCGCCAAGCAGAGGAAGTTAGATGAGTACTCCATCAGCCCCAGCTCCTTATTGGGTTGCATGCTGAATCAGGACCAGTCTATCTACTGTGAACACAACAATGCCAACTCCCTCAACTCCCTCAACGATGTCGCCTTCAAGGACTCCCGCGCTACAGTCAGTGTTCCTGGAGATGTCTGGCTGGACTCTACACCCAAACCTGTTGTGGGAAGCCTGGTGAAGTCTGAGGCCACAGTTCAGGACATGATGGACACCCTGCAGCAGATCCTCGAGGACAACGACCTCGCCGAAGCCCTGGACGTGGGGCCTGATGAGCTCAAGAGCTGGGAGAGTACCCTGCTGAAGATGAGCGCCAGCAGCTGCGAGATGAGCGAAGACCTGAACGATATTCTCAGCAACGACATCCTGTCCTATGTAGAGGAACAGCTCCAGAGGGAGTGCGGGCTCAAGTTGCCAGATCAGATGGATGACATACCACCCTGCATCTCCACTTTGGACCTCCAGAACCACAATCCTGACCAGGGTGGGGAGCAGAACTTCAGCTGGCCTCTGGAGCCCCATAACCAACTGATACCAAATGGAGGGCAGATGATCGCCGGACAACCAACTCCAGTCCTGGGGATGATGAAACTGACCCACATGGATCTTCCTCAGTTGAGTTCTTCTGTTTTAAACGGTCCAACCCTTCGGCAGATTGCCTCACAGCAAATGCTCCCCAGCTCTGTTGGTCTTCAACTGGGCACTACAGGCAACATTGGCACTTCAGTTACCTTCAACCCCTCCCCGGACTCTTACGCTCAAACACAGAACCAACTGAGAACCTTACAAGTCACTGCCAAGGACAACAACCACGGAGCATTCTCACTCAGGCAGACAACCAATCACATTCACTCCAACCAAATGGCTCAACCAATCCAGAACCACCTTCAGAGGAAGGCGCCCAGCCTCCCAGTCGGCCTCCAGGACCAAAGTGTAGAAAGAGGGTTAAATCCTGTGTTTAACTTTCAGGGCAACCAGTGGAACTCCTCCGTCCCCAACTCAAACCAAGCAAACTTAGTAGAAACATACAcccaaaatatttcaaacaaaccAGGTTTTACTGCAGATCCTTCCTCGGCGAGCTGCTTGCAGGGCCACTTTGCActtcagacacaaaacaatgacaaacagaaacagtctTGGCCActggagcagcagctgatcTCAAGTGGACACCAACAAATGGGCGCCTGCCTCAACCAAATGTCAGGATTTCAGAGGAATCCTCTTCCTGGGGTTGTCGTAGCCCAGAACGCTGTCAATGGCGGGCCAATGTTCAGGACTCCAGAGATTTCAAATGTTCCATTTCCTGTTCAGCAGGGCATGGAGCCGCCACCTATGGCACCTTCTAGCAGTTGTATGTTCAGAAATGCCCCCACATCGGTGCCTGTAAATGGAGTGCACCTCAGTCAGGCGCCAGCCTGCCAGAGACTGAACCCCGCCAGCAACCAGATTCCCTCCAAGCCCTCTTGTTTCTATCAGGGTCTTTCCGGAGGCGGATCTGTGCCGGGGATGACGACTATCCCGAATCCCGAAGAGGCAGCGCTGTCCTGCCAAATGGCCACTGGTCTCGAGCCGGACAGCCTGCTGGTGCAACAACAGCAGTACCTAAACTTCAGTGAACATACTCAG ATCAACAGCCGTCGAGTCGTCGGTAACGAAGGTTTCCCCTTCTCCTCGCTGCCCAATGGGAACGCCTACTACTCAGAGAACAAATAG
- the ahr2 gene encoding aryl hydrocarbon receptor 2 isoform X1, with protein MLANTALYAAKKRKKPVQKIPKPPPPDGVKSNPSKRHRDRLNGELDKLTSLLPFTEDVRARLDKLSVLRLSVGYLKVKSFFNATMKKGQNGSSWTSERGLMFRGSVQNTLTPSSTTSTPSFSSASSTQVTSIDGVSFSEGDLLLQALNGFVLVVTAEGYIFYTSPTIQDFLGFHQSDVVHQSVFELIHTDDRALFRRQLHFALNPNSSQQDGSADSPTGEQNSAEISSNVMTYDPQAIPPENSSFLERNFCCRFRCLLDNSSGFLALNFRGRLKLVHGQNWLSEDGTLVPPQLALFSIATPMQPPSILEIRTKTLIFQTKHKLDFTPLGIDARGKVVLGYNEIELCMKGSGYNFIHAADMMYCADNHIRMMKTGESGFTVFRLLAKTGTWVWVQANARLVFKGGKPDFIVARQRALTNEEGDEQLRLRRLQLPFSFTTGEALLYDVTPTVEVPDSCSSAKQRKLDEYSISPSSLLGCMLNQDQSIYCEHNNANSLNSLNDVAFKDSRATVSVPGDVWLDSTPKPVVGSLVKSEATVQDMMDTLQQILEDNDLAEALDVGPDELKSWESTLLKMSASSCEMSEDLNDILSNDILSYVEEQLQRECGLKLPDQMDDIPPCISTLDLQNHNPDQGGEQNFSWPLEPHNQLIPNGGQMIAGQPTPVLGMMKLTHMDLPQLSSSVLNGPTLRQIASQQMLPSSVGLQLGTTGNIGTSVTFNPSPDSYAQTQNQLRTLQVTAKDNNHGAFSLRQTTNHIHSNQMAQPIQNHLQRKAPSLPVGLQDQSVERGLNPVFNFQGNQWNSSVPNSNQANLVETYTQNISNKPGFTADPSSASCLQGHFALQTQNNDKQKQSWPLEQQLISSGHQQMGACLNQMSGFQRNPLPGVVVAQNAVNGGPMFRTPEISNVPFPVQQGMEPPPMAPSSSCMFRNAPTSVPVNGVHLSQAPACQRLNPASNQIPSKPSCFYQGLSGGGSVPGMTTIPNPEEAALSCQMATGLEPDSLLVQQQQYLNFSEHTQINSRRVVGNEGFPFSSLPNGNAYYSENK; from the exons CCACCATGAAGAAAGGCCAGAACGGCTCCAGCTGGACCAGCGAGCGGGGCCTGATGTTCAGGGGGAGCGTCCAGAACACGCTGACTCCGTCCTCCACAACCTCcactccctctttttcctcagcctcctccacccAGGTGACCTCCATCGACGGAGTCAGCTTCTCTGAGGgagacctgctgctgcag GCACTGAACGGCTTTGTGTTGGTGGTGACGGCTGAAGGCTACATCTTCTACACGTCCCCCACCATCCAGGACTTCCTGGGCTTCCACCAG tcgGATGTGGTCCATCAGAGCGTGTTTGAGTTGATCCACACAGACGACCGAGCTCTGTTCAGACGGCAGCTTCACTTCGCTCTCAACCCAAACTCCAGCCAGCAAGATGGCTCCGCAGACAGTCCCA CAGGTGAGCAGAACTCTGCAGAGATCAGCAGCAACGTGATGACCTACGACCCCCAAGCCATCCCTCCAGAAAACTCGTCCTTCCTGGAGAGAAACTTCTGCTGCCGTTTCCGCTGCCTGCTTGACAACTCCTCCGGCTTCctg gcCCTGAACTTCCGCGGCCGCCTGAAGCTCGTCCACGGTCAGAACTGGCTGTCCGAAGACGGGACGTTGGTTCCCCCGCAGCTCGCTTTGTTCTCCATCGCCACACCGATGCAGCCGCCGTCCATCCTGGAGATCCGCACCAAGACGCTCATCTTCCAGACCAAACACAAGCTGGACTTCACTCCTCTGGGCATCGACGCCAG AGGGAAGGTGGTTTTGGGTTACAATGAAATAGAGCTCTGTATGAAAGGTTCAGGGTACAACTTCATCCACGCTGCAGACATGATGTACTGCGCCGACAACCACATAAGAA TGATGAAAACAGGAGAAAGCGGTTTCACCGTCTTCAGGCTGCTGGCCAAAACTGGAACGTGGGTCTGGGTCCAGGCTAATGCCAGGCTGGTCTTTAAAGGAGGGAAACCAGACTTCATCGTGGCCCGGCAGAGAGCTTTGAC aAATGAAGAAGGGGACGAACAGCTGCGCCTCCGGCGGCTGCAGTTGCCATTCAGCTTCACCACTGGAGAGGCATTGCTGTACGATGTAACGCCGACCGTCGAAGTCCCGGACTCATGCTCTTCCGCCAAGCAGAGGAAGTTAGATGAGTACTCCATCAGCCCCAGCTCCTTATTGGGTTGCATGCTGAATCAGGACCAGTCTATCTACTGTGAACACAACAATGCCAACTCCCTCAACTCCCTCAACGATGTCGCCTTCAAGGACTCCCGCGCTACAGTCAGTGTTCCTGGAGATGTCTGGCTGGACTCTACACCCAAACCTGTTGTGGGAAGCCTGGTGAAGTCTGAGGCCACAGTTCAGGACATGATGGACACCCTGCAGCAGATCCTCGAGGACAACGACCTCGCCGAAGCCCTGGACGTGGGGCCTGATGAGCTCAAGAGCTGGGAGAGTACCCTGCTGAAGATGAGCGCCAGCAGCTGCGAGATGAGCGAAGACCTGAACGATATTCTCAGCAACGACATCCTGTCCTATGTAGAGGAACAGCTCCAGAGGGAGTGCGGGCTCAAGTTGCCAGATCAGATGGATGACATACCACCCTGCATCTCCACTTTGGACCTCCAGAACCACAATCCTGACCAGGGTGGGGAGCAGAACTTCAGCTGGCCTCTGGAGCCCCATAACCAACTGATACCAAATGGAGGGCAGATGATCGCCGGACAACCAACTCCAGTCCTGGGGATGATGAAACTGACCCACATGGATCTTCCTCAGTTGAGTTCTTCTGTTTTAAACGGTCCAACCCTTCGGCAGATTGCCTCACAGCAAATGCTCCCCAGCTCTGTTGGTCTTCAACTGGGCACTACAGGCAACATTGGCACTTCAGTTACCTTCAACCCCTCCCCGGACTCTTACGCTCAAACACAGAACCAACTGAGAACCTTACAAGTCACTGCCAAGGACAACAACCACGGAGCATTCTCACTCAGGCAGACAACCAATCACATTCACTCCAACCAAATGGCTCAACCAATCCAGAACCACCTTCAGAGGAAGGCGCCCAGCCTCCCAGTCGGCCTCCAGGACCAAAGTGTAGAAAGAGGGTTAAATCCTGTGTTTAACTTTCAGGGCAACCAGTGGAACTCCTCCGTCCCCAACTCAAACCAAGCAAACTTAGTAGAAACATACAcccaaaatatttcaaacaaaccAGGTTTTACTGCAGATCCTTCCTCGGCGAGCTGCTTGCAGGGCCACTTTGCActtcagacacaaaacaatgacaaacagaaacagtctTGGCCActggagcagcagctgatcTCAAGTGGACACCAACAAATGGGCGCCTGCCTCAACCAAATGTCAGGATTTCAGAGGAATCCTCTTCCTGGGGTTGTCGTAGCCCAGAACGCTGTCAATGGCGGGCCAATGTTCAGGACTCCAGAGATTTCAAATGTTCCATTTCCTGTTCAGCAGGGCATGGAGCCGCCACCTATGGCACCTTCTAGCAGTTGTATGTTCAGAAATGCCCCCACATCGGTGCCTGTAAATGGAGTGCACCTCAGTCAGGCGCCAGCCTGCCAGAGACTGAACCCCGCCAGCAACCAGATTCCCTCCAAGCCCTCTTGTTTCTATCAGGGTCTTTCCGGAGGCGGATCTGTGCCGGGGATGACGACTATCCCGAATCCCGAAGAGGCAGCGCTGTCCTGCCAAATGGCCACTGGTCTCGAGCCGGACAGCCTGCTGGTGCAACAACAGCAGTACCTAAACTTCAGTGAACATACTCAG ATCAACAGCCGTCGAGTCGTCGGTAACGAAGGTTTCCCCTTCTCCTCGCTGCCCAATGGGAACGCCTACTACTCAGAGAACAAATAG